One stretch of Pelmatolapia mariae isolate MD_Pm_ZW linkage group LG3_W, Pm_UMD_F_2, whole genome shotgun sequence DNA includes these proteins:
- the LOC134624644 gene encoding type II inositol 3,4-bisphosphate 4-phosphatase-like isoform X5, with protein sequence MATASLLDRTMDGVNEVGEVRVSRVQMEGDNESQTPSEHKCSTLCDSIHGSVHDKDNSPMMRALLCAQVSKVNRFKTEDQRWLLVREQMSETPLSFSLPKQLLSLLIQEHTNRIQEVKELGDLSPHWDGLRHDVISHCNHVTGCYQEVLAELVKVSASSCFKSSTSKSDRHLQFVPTNLHTQRMEVTNPDSTGVWYDVITFGAPADHHQAFKHGGLKKLLSKHTNLRKSCVSYSQEESSRAKELLTRMAQLQPLVFGLAEELLSVAQELNAARLRQVLGSLMEQTEQFVHALKEELVKCALLEIHNQCIANANSSHVHSNGLLCENCPADQEQDGGRHDTEYDEEEWDRVWVNVGKSINCIVAMVDRLQQQEEQLQTVMSPEPQEGDTNSQNTGDASRSSFSSFSGCTWQEHLLPLVVTLRDCVREAVGKAQVAMTFVVLQEAVDVTVAQGPVHIAQRRHGVFSQALSAVVCGVMLKLYRGLEDPDFLRQLHTVGVLAQFESLLSTHGDEIGMLEDMEVGVADLKGVAFTITEAKTEQPDDLLPTLSGTWGSFIVEVPLPPETFSSLPQELKDGLLIRVNPVLFNIGINQHQSYAERFGDCSLQERINQQSCERLKAYCNTLRDRLPDMAGIQSLADLLSSLERSIEAKKRKNVEVLWIAAKVCRKVNGVRLTSCKSAKDRTAMSVTLEQCALLRERHTLSQQHFSIALDWMRRSRLSWGQMLGCYTQSGFPVSGLDPGETPSELPQCLAPKAPRRHLYPVAFLLVTSHLLVLWLILSLVILLAKYQ encoded by the exons ATGGCCACAGCGTCTCTGCTGGACAG GACAATGGATGGCGTGAACGAGGTGGGGGAGGTGCGGGTGTCCCGCGTGCAGATGGAGGGAGACAACGAGAGTCAAACTCCTTCTGAACACAAG TGTTCCACGCTGTGTGACAGTATTCACGGCTCTGTCCACGACAAAGACAACAGTCCAATGATGAGAGCAT tgctGTGTGCTCAGGTCTCTAAGGTCAACAGGTTTAAGACAGAAGATCAGAGGTGGCTGCTGGTCAGGGAACAGATGTCAGAGACGCcgctttctttctctttacCCAAACAGTTACTGAGCTTGCTCATACAGGAACATACAAACAG aATTCAAGAAGTGAAGGAACTCGGTGACCTTTCACCCCACTGGGATGGCCTTCGCCATGATGTCATCAGCCACTGTAACCACGTGACCGGCTGCTATCAGGAGGTGCTCGCTGAGCTCGTAAAAGTCTCAG CTTCATCCTGTTTTAAGTCGAGCACCAGTAAGTCAGACAGACACCTTCAGTTTGTTCCGACCAACCTACACACGCAGAGGATGGAGGTCACCAATCCCGACAGCACAG GTGTTTGGTATGATGTTATAACTTTTGGTGCTCCGGCCGATCATCACCAGGCCTTCAAACACGGAGGGCTGAAGAAACtcctcagcaaacacacaaacctcaGGAAAAG CTGTGTCTCTTACTCCCAGGAGGAGAGCTCTAGAGCCAAGGAGCTGCTGACAAGGATGGCCCAGCTGCAGCCGTTGGTCTTCGGGCTCGCAGAGGAGCTGCTCTCCGTGGCGCAGGAGCTGAACGCTGCCCGGCTGCGGCAGGTCCTGGGCAGCCTGATGGAACAG ACCGAGCAGTTTGTGCACGCACTCAAAGAGGAGTTGGTAAAATGCGCCCTGCTGGAGATCCATAACCAGTGCATCGCAAACGCCAACAGCAGCCACGTCCACAGCAACGGGCTGCTGTGTGAGAACTGTCCCGCCGATCAGGAGCAGGATGGTGGCCGACATGACACGGAGTACGACGAGGAGGAGTGG gACAGGGTGTGGGTGAATGTCGGAAAGAGCATCAACTGCATTGTTGCCATGGTCGACCGACTGCAGCAGCAAGAGGAGCAGCTTCAGACGGTGATGTCACCAGAGCCGCAGGAAGGGGACACAAACTCTCAGAACACAGGTGACG CCTCTcgttcctccttctcctccttctctggGTGCACCTGGCAAGAGCACCTTCTCCCTCTGGTGGTCACTCTTAGGGACTGCGTGCGTGAGGCAGTGGGGAAGGCCCAGGTAGCTATGACCTTTGTGGTCCTGCAGGAGGCAGTGGATGTGACAGTCGCTCAGGGCCCTGTACACATAGCCCAGAGACGTCATGGCGTCTTCAGCCAGGCG CTCTCAGCAGTAGTTTGTGGCGTCATGCTGAAGCTTTACAGAGGCCTGGAGGACCCTGACTTTCTACGGCAACTTCACACTGTAGGAGTATTGGCTCAATTTGAAAGCCTGTTGAGCACCCACG gtgATGAGATTGGGATGCTGGAAGACATGGAAGTTGGTGTGGCTGACCTAAAGGGAGTAGCGTTCACCATTACCGAGGCCAAAACGGAACAACCAGACGACCTGCTGCCGACACTCAGTGGAACATG GGGCAGTTTTATTGTTGAAGTCCCGTTGCCCCCGGAGACCTTCAGCTCACTTCCACAGGAACTAAAAGATGGGCTGTTGATTCGAGTCAATCCTGTTCTGTTTAACATTGGAATCAACCAGCATCAGAGTTATGCTGAGAG GTTTGGTGACTGTTCGCTGCAGGAGAGAATAAACCAGCAGAGCTGTGAGCGTCTCAAAGCTTATTGTAACACACTGAGGGACAGACTGCCTGACATGG CTGGTATCCAGTCGCTGGCAGACTTGTTGTCTTCTCTGGAACGCAGCATTGAGGCCAAGAAGAGGAAGAACGTGGAGGTTCTGTGGATCGCTGCTAAG GTGTGCCGTAAGGTGAACGGTGTGCGGCTGACGAGCTGTAAGAGTGCGAAGGACCGCACTGCGATGTCGGTGACACTTGAGCAGTGCGCTTTACTGCGGGAGCGACAcacactcagccagcagcacttcAGCATCGCATTAGACTGGATGAgaag ATCTCGTCTGTCCTGGGGGCAGATGCTTGGCTGTTACACCCAGTCAGGGTTCCCTGTCTCTGGGTTAGATCCAGGGGAGACTCCCTCAGAACTCCCACAGTGTTTGGCCCCCAAAGCCCCCAGACGGCACCTTTACCCAGTGGCCTTTCTCCTGGTGACCTCTCACCTCCTGGTTCTTTGGCTCATCCTCAGCCTTGTTATACTGCTGGCAAAATACCAGTAG